A window from Pseudomonas campi encodes these proteins:
- a CDS encoding LysR family transcriptional regulator, translating to MDLANLNAFLAIAESGSFSEAAERLHLTQPAVSKRIAGLEQQLNVRLFDRLGREVGLTEAGRALLPRAYQILNVLDDTRRALTNLNGEVTGRLTLATSHHIGLHRLPPLLRAFTRAHPQVALDIQFLDSEVAYEEILHGRAELAVITLAPETRSPVRAVPVWDDPLDFVAAPEHPLVRGAISLADVARHPAVFPGDNTFTHHIVRRLFEAEGLTPNIGMSTNYLETIKMMVSIGLAWSVLPRTMLDEQVMRLPLPGIQLRRQLGYILHTERTLSNAAKAFMSLLDEQRSGPCLEASPTANVAP from the coding sequence ATGGATCTCGCCAACCTCAACGCTTTTCTCGCCATAGCCGAATCCGGCAGTTTCTCCGAAGCCGCCGAGCGCCTGCACCTGACCCAGCCGGCGGTGAGCAAACGTATCGCAGGCCTGGAACAGCAGCTCAATGTGCGCCTGTTCGACCGTCTGGGCCGCGAGGTCGGCCTGACCGAGGCCGGGCGCGCCCTGCTGCCAAGGGCCTACCAGATCCTCAACGTGCTGGATGATACGCGCCGCGCGCTGACCAACCTGAATGGCGAAGTCACCGGCCGCCTGACCCTGGCTACCAGCCACCATATCGGCCTGCACCGCCTGCCGCCGCTGCTGCGCGCCTTTACCCGCGCCCATCCGCAGGTGGCCCTGGATATCCAGTTCCTCGACTCGGAAGTGGCCTACGAGGAAATCCTGCATGGCCGCGCCGAGCTGGCGGTGATCACCCTGGCCCCGGAAACCCGTTCGCCGGTGCGTGCCGTGCCGGTGTGGGACGACCCGCTGGATTTCGTCGCCGCCCCCGAGCATCCGCTGGTACGCGGCGCCATCAGCCTGGCCGATGTGGCCCGGCACCCGGCGGTGTTCCCCGGCGACAACACCTTCACCCACCACATCGTGCGCCGCCTGTTCGAGGCCGAAGGGCTGACGCCGAACATCGGCATGAGCACCAACTACCTGGAGACCATCAAGATGATGGTTTCCATCGGCCTGGCCTGGAGCGTACTGCCGCGCACCATGCTCGACGAACAGGTGATGCGCCTGCCGTTGCCCGGCATCCAGTTACGCCGCCAGCTCGGCTATATCCTGCACACGGAGCGCACCCTGTCGAATGCGGCCAAGGCCTTCATGAGCCTGCTCGACGAACAGCGCTCAGGGCCTTGCCTAGAGGCCTCTCCTACGGCTAACGTGGCGCCATAA
- a CDS encoding EAL and GGDEF domain-containing protein — protein MSKPPKPLPPLPFIPVLDPAEFEKTWHDAPRLLAALNGAHLGAWYWDIDSGKVNWSRGAQALFGLDPKHPLQQRVDYIELIPEEDRAAVLHLFQQVLSGIPNPEPLRHRIRWPDGSLHWLEISGRPQIDTDGHKRVFGVIRDITEQQERATALSQSERLFSSLFHMSPDAALLIRLADSSIFEANQHFETLFGWKRAEIQGKTTLELQIWSDLQQRDELRCAAQPDQDPIVQEVQLNTRDGRQLHGVLRSQYIEIDSEPCLFSTFLDTTERKQAEAALRASEEKFAKAFRQTPDAVVITDKSNGAFVEINPAFEQRFGWSKDEAIGRTSLELGIWKSVADRQRLLDAMSQDGTCHDLEVELFSRNGQLSQNLIFGGEIELAGKPCLVLTVRDISHERVQEQALRDSQERLSLALDSASLGTWDWDIPSDILFGSERASLLHGLPAQQYHGKFREFFKHVPLEDRHSMRVAYNELVEGRRDSYQVTYRTRFSNGAIHFLESTAKLYRDDAGMPMRMAGILVDISERVQREHRLAASEEKFVTLFQSSPEPICVSRIRDGAFIEINPSFSETFGWLPAEIVGQSAPQLGFWVDEEQRNRLFKQLTRDQGLSNEVARFRTKTGSELTCVVSSRFIRVERQLCITTTFRDISEKQKAEAALKASQEKFAKAFHSSPDAITITERDTGCYIEVNEGFTRLTGYKAEEVIGRSSLELEVWADPSERVAMIETLKRDGRVYHLEMRGQHRDGSVRLVEVSVEPIELDGIACLLLNARDVSELKDAQAQIQHLAYHDPLTNLPNRALLMDRLIQQIALLKRHNLRGALLFLDLDHFKHINDSLGHPVGDAVLKLVTARLEASVRMEDTVARLGGDEFVVLLSGLEGSRAETSRQVRQVAEKLRQLLAEPMLLDGHQLQVTPSIGIALLPDHGDNPTDLLKRADIALYRAKDSGRNTVQMFRKAMQDEASERLRLENDLRLALARGEFALHFQPQVDARSNRIIGAEALLRWTHPTLGPQSPGQFIQVLEESGLILEAGTWVLSEACHACATQLREGLVDADSFQLCVNISPRQFRQNDLVELVELSLKASGLPAHMLKLEITEGIVIQNLDDTIAKMHRLKKLGVSFAMDDFGTGYSSLTYLKRLPVDVLKIDQSFVRDATTDPNDAEIIRAIVAMARSLNLEMIAEGVEQTEQLEFLLQEGCHLYQGYLFSKPLPLDDFRQLLALNQQ, from the coding sequence ATGTCCAAACCACCCAAACCGCTGCCGCCCCTGCCGTTTATCCCGGTTCTCGATCCGGCCGAGTTCGAGAAAACCTGGCACGACGCCCCGCGCCTGCTGGCCGCGCTGAACGGCGCCCACCTTGGCGCGTGGTACTGGGACATCGACAGCGGCAAGGTCAACTGGTCGCGCGGCGCCCAGGCCCTGTTCGGCCTTGACCCCAAACACCCCCTGCAACAGCGCGTCGACTACATAGAGCTGATTCCCGAGGAAGACCGCGCCGCCGTCCTGCACCTGTTCCAGCAAGTCCTCAGCGGCATCCCCAACCCAGAACCCTTGCGCCATCGCATCCGCTGGCCCGATGGCAGCCTGCACTGGCTGGAAATCAGCGGCCGTCCACAGATCGACACCGACGGTCACAAACGGGTGTTCGGGGTCATTCGCGACATCACCGAACAGCAGGAACGCGCCACCGCGCTGAGCCAGTCGGAGCGGCTCTTCTCCAGCCTGTTCCACATGAGCCCCGACGCCGCCCTGTTGATCCGTCTGGCAGACAGTTCGATCTTCGAAGCCAATCAGCATTTCGAAACTCTGTTCGGCTGGAAGCGGGCCGAAATCCAGGGCAAGACCACCCTGGAGCTGCAGATCTGGAGCGACCTGCAGCAACGCGACGAACTGCGCTGCGCCGCGCAGCCGGATCAGGATCCGATTGTTCAGGAAGTCCAGCTCAATACCCGCGACGGCCGCCAGTTGCATGGCGTGCTGCGCAGCCAATACATCGAGATCGACAGCGAGCCCTGCCTGTTCAGCACCTTCCTCGACACCACCGAGCGCAAGCAGGCCGAGGCCGCGTTACGCGCCAGTGAGGAAAAATTCGCCAAGGCTTTCCGCCAGACCCCCGACGCCGTGGTGATCACCGACAAGAGCAACGGCGCCTTCGTTGAAATCAACCCGGCCTTCGAGCAGCGCTTTGGCTGGAGCAAGGACGAAGCCATTGGCCGTACCTCCCTGGAGCTGGGCATCTGGAAGTCCGTCGCCGATCGCCAGCGCTTGCTCGATGCCATGAGCCAGGATGGCACCTGCCATGATCTGGAAGTCGAATTGTTCAGCCGCAACGGCCAACTCAGCCAAAACCTGATCTTTGGTGGCGAAATCGAACTGGCGGGCAAGCCCTGTCTGGTGCTGACGGTGCGCGACATCAGCCATGAGCGCGTACAGGAGCAGGCCCTGCGCGACAGCCAGGAGCGCCTGAGCCTGGCCCTGGACTCCGCCAGCCTGGGCACCTGGGACTGGGATATCCCCAGCGACATCCTGTTCGGCTCGGAGCGCGCCTCCCTGCTGCACGGCCTGCCCGCCCAGCAGTACCACGGCAAGTTCCGCGAGTTCTTCAAGCATGTGCCGCTGGAAGATCGCCACAGCATGCGCGTGGCCTACAACGAGCTGGTCGAGGGCCGGCGCGACAGCTATCAGGTGACCTACCGCACGCGCTTCAGCAACGGCGCCATCCACTTCCTGGAAAGCACCGCCAAGCTCTATCGCGATGACGCAGGCATGCCCATGCGCATGGCCGGCATCCTCGTCGACATCAGCGAACGGGTGCAGCGCGAACACCGCCTGGCCGCCTCCGAAGAGAAATTCGTCACCCTGTTCCAGTCCAGCCCGGAACCGATCTGCGTGTCGCGCATTCGCGACGGTGCGTTCATCGAGATCAACCCCAGCTTCAGCGAAACCTTCGGCTGGCTCCCCGCCGAAATCGTCGGCCAGAGTGCCCCGCAACTGGGCTTCTGGGTCGATGAGGAACAGCGCAACCGGCTGTTCAAGCAGCTCACCCGCGACCAGGGCCTGAGCAATGAAGTCGCCCGCTTCCGCACCAAGACGGGCAGCGAGCTGACCTGTGTGGTCTCCAGCCGTTTCATCCGCGTCGAGCGCCAGCTGTGCATCACCACCACCTTCCGCGATATCAGCGAGAAGCAAAAGGCCGAAGCGGCGCTCAAGGCCAGTCAGGAGAAGTTCGCCAAGGCGTTCCACTCCAGCCCGGACGCCATCACCATCACCGAGCGTGACACCGGCTGCTATATCGAGGTCAACGAGGGCTTCACCCGCCTCACCGGCTACAAGGCCGAGGAAGTCATCGGCCGCAGCTCACTGGAGCTGGAAGTCTGGGCCGACCCCAGCGAACGGGTGGCAATGATCGAGACCCTCAAGCGCGACGGCCGCGTCTACCACCTGGAAATGCGTGGTCAGCACCGCGACGGCAGTGTTCGTCTGGTCGAGGTCTCGGTCGAGCCGATCGAACTGGACGGCATCGCCTGCCTGCTGCTCAACGCCCGGGATGTCAGCGAACTGAAGGATGCCCAGGCGCAGATCCAGCACCTGGCCTACCACGACCCGCTGACCAACCTGCCCAATCGCGCCCTGCTGATGGACCGCCTGATCCAGCAGATCGCCCTGCTCAAGCGTCACAACCTGCGCGGCGCCCTGCTGTTCCTCGATCTCGACCACTTCAAGCACATCAACGATTCGCTCGGCCACCCGGTGGGTGATGCCGTGCTCAAGCTGGTCACCGCCCGCCTGGAAGCCAGCGTGCGCATGGAGGACACCGTCGCCCGCCTGGGTGGCGACGAGTTCGTCGTACTGCTCTCCGGGCTGGAAGGCAGCCGCGCGGAGACCAGCCGCCAGGTGCGCCAGGTGGCGGAGAAACTGCGCCAGCTGCTGGCCGAGCCGATGCTGCTCGACGGCCACCAACTGCAGGTCACCCCCAGTATCGGCATCGCCCTGCTGCCCGATCACGGTGACAACCCGACCGATCTGCTCAAACGCGCCGACATTGCCCTGTACCGGGCCAAGGACTCCGGGCGCAACACCGTGCAGATGTTCCGCAAGGCCATGCAGGATGAAGCCAGCGAGCGCCTGCGCCTGGAAAACGACCTGCGCCTGGCCCTGGCCCGCGGCGAGTTCGCGCTGCACTTCCAGCCCCAGGTGGATGCCCGCAGCAACCGCATCATCGGTGCCGAAGCCCTGCTGCGCTGGACCCACCCGACGCTCGGCCCGCAATCACCGGGGCAGTTCATCCAGGTCCTCGAGGAAAGCGGGCTGATCCTCGAAGCCGGCACCTGGGTCCTCAGCGAAGCCTGCCACGCCTGCGCCACCCAGCTGCGCGAGGGGCTGGTGGATGCGGACAGCTTCCAACTGTGCGTGAACATCAGCCCACGGCAGTTCCGCCAGAACGACCTGGTCGAACTGGTCGAACTCAGCCTGAAAGCAAGCGGCCTGCCGGCGCATATGCTCAAGCTGGAGATCACCGAAGGCATCGTGATCCAGAACCTCGACGACACCATCGCCAAGATGCACCGCCTGAAGAAACTCGGCGTGAGCTTTGCCATGGATGACTTCGGCACCGGCTACAGCTCACTGACCTACCTCAAGCGCCTGCCGGTGGATGTGTTGAAGATCGACCAGTCGTTCGTACGCGACGCCACCACCGACCCCAACGATGCCGAGATCATCCGCGCCATCGTCGCCATGGCCCGCAGCCTGAACCTGGAAATGATTGCCGAAGGCGTCGAGCAGACCGAGCAGCTGGAATTCCTGCTGCAGGAAGGCTGCCATCTGTACCAGGGCTATCTGTTCAGCAAACCGCTGCCGCTGGACGACTTCCGCCAGCTGCTGGCGCTCAACCAGCAGTAG
- the leuC gene encoding 3-isopropylmalate dehydratase large subunit has product MAGKTLYDKLWEMHEVKRRDDGSSLIYIDRQILHEVTSPQAFEGLRLAARKPWRIDANIATPDHNVPTTKAERQGGLESIADEVSRIQVQTLDENCDDFGILEFKMNDSRQGIVHVVGPEQGATLPGMTVVCGDSHTSTHGAFGALAHGIGTSEVEHVLATQCLVAKKMKNMQVRVEGQLPAGVTAKDIVLAVIGKIGTAGGNGHALEFAGSAIRELSLEGRMTICNMSIEAGARVGLVAVDEKTIAYVKGRPFAPKGSDWDKAVAAWADLVSDADAVFDTVVELDAAEIKPQVSWGTSPEMVLAVDQRVPDPAAEADPVKRDSIVRALKYMGLTANQAITDIQLDRVFIGSCTNSRIEDLRAAAEVAKGRKVASTVKQALVVPGSGLVKAQAEAEGLDKIFIEAGFEWREPGCSMCLAMNPDKLGSGEHCASTSNRNFEGRQGAGGRTHLVSPAMAAAAAVTGRFIDVRELMQA; this is encoded by the coding sequence ATGGCCGGCAAAACGCTCTACGACAAGCTCTGGGAAATGCATGAGGTGAAGCGCCGCGACGATGGTTCGTCGCTGATCTACATCGACCGGCAGATCCTCCACGAAGTGACCTCGCCGCAGGCCTTCGAAGGGCTGCGTCTGGCTGCGCGCAAGCCCTGGCGCATCGATGCCAACATCGCCACCCCGGATCACAACGTGCCGACCACCAAGGCCGAGCGCCAGGGCGGCCTGGAGTCGATCGCCGACGAAGTGTCGCGCATCCAGGTGCAGACCCTCGACGAGAACTGCGACGACTTCGGCATCCTCGAATTCAAAATGAACGACAGCCGTCAGGGCATCGTCCACGTGGTCGGCCCGGAGCAGGGCGCCACTCTGCCGGGCATGACCGTGGTCTGCGGTGACTCGCACACCTCCACCCACGGCGCCTTCGGTGCCCTGGCCCACGGCATCGGCACCTCGGAAGTCGAGCACGTGCTCGCCACCCAGTGCCTGGTCGCCAAGAAGATGAAGAACATGCAGGTGCGCGTCGAAGGCCAGTTGCCGGCCGGCGTCACTGCCAAGGACATCGTCCTCGCCGTGATCGGCAAGATCGGCACCGCCGGCGGTAATGGCCATGCTCTGGAATTCGCCGGCAGCGCGATTCGCGAGCTGTCGCTGGAAGGGCGCATGACCATCTGCAACATGTCCATCGAGGCCGGTGCCCGCGTCGGTCTGGTAGCGGTGGACGAGAAGACCATCGCCTATGTCAAGGGCCGTCCGTTTGCGCCGAAAGGCAGCGACTGGGACAAGGCCGTGGCCGCCTGGGCCGACCTGGTCTCCGATGCCGATGCGGTGTTTGACACCGTGGTCGAACTGGACGCCGCCGAGATCAAGCCGCAGGTCAGCTGGGGCACTTCGCCGGAAATGGTTCTGGCTGTCGACCAGCGCGTGCCGGACCCAGCTGCCGAGGCCGACCCGGTCAAGCGCGACTCGATCGTGCGTGCCCTCAAATACATGGGCCTGACCGCCAACCAGGCGATCACCGACATCCAGCTGGACCGCGTGTTCATCGGCTCCTGCACCAACTCGCGGATCGAAGACCTGCGTGCCGCCGCCGAAGTGGCCAAGGGGCGCAAGGTTGCCAGTACCGTCAAGCAGGCGCTGGTGGTGCCGGGCTCGGGGCTGGTCAAGGCGCAGGCCGAGGCCGAGGGGCTGGACAAGATCTTCATCGAGGCCGGTTTCGAATGGCGTGAGCCAGGCTGCTCCATGTGCCTGGCGATGAACCCGGACAAGCTCGGCAGTGGCGAGCATTGCGCGTCCACCTCCAACCGCAACTTCGAAGGCCGTCAGGGCGCCGGCGGGCGTACCCACCTGGTCAGCCCGGCGATGGCTGCTGCGGCTGCGGTGACCGGCCGTTTCATCGATGTACGCGAACTGATGCAGGCCTGA
- the asd gene encoding aspartate-semialdehyde dehydrogenase, translated as MKRVGLIGWRGMVGSVLMQRMLEERDFDLIEPVFFTTSNVGGQGPAVGKDVAPLKDAYNIDELKGLDVILTCQGGDYTSEVFPKLREAGWNGYWIDAASSLRMADDSVIVLDPVNRKVIDQSLDGGVKNYIGGNCTVSLMLMALGGLYEAGLVEWMSAMTYQAASGAGAQNMRELIKQMGAIHGAVADDLANPASAILDIDRKVAETMRGEAFPVDNFGMPLAGSLIPYIDKELPNGQSREEWKGQAETNKILGRNKSPIPVDGLCVRIGAMRCHSQALTIKLNKDVPLADIEGLISQHNPWVKLVPNQREASIRDLGPTAVTGTLSVPIGRLRKLNMGTQYLGAFTVGDQLLWGAAEPLRRMLRILLER; from the coding sequence ATGAAACGTGTAGGTCTGATCGGTTGGCGCGGTATGGTCGGTTCCGTGCTCATGCAGCGCATGCTGGAAGAGCGTGACTTCGACCTGATCGAGCCGGTGTTCTTCACCACCTCCAATGTCGGCGGCCAGGGCCCGGCCGTGGGCAAGGACGTCGCCCCGCTGAAGGATGCCTACAACATCGACGAACTGAAGGGTCTCGATGTAATCCTGACCTGCCAGGGTGGCGACTACACCAGCGAAGTCTTCCCCAAGCTGCGCGAAGCCGGCTGGAACGGCTACTGGATCGACGCGGCCTCCAGCCTGCGCATGGCCGATGACTCGGTGATCGTGCTGGACCCGGTCAACCGCAAGGTCATCGACCAGTCGCTGGACGGCGGCGTGAAGAACTACATCGGCGGCAACTGCACCGTCAGCCTGATGCTGATGGCCCTGGGCGGCCTCTACGAAGCCGGTCTGGTCGAGTGGATGAGCGCCATGACCTACCAGGCGGCGAGCGGTGCCGGGGCGCAGAACATGCGCGAGCTGATCAAGCAGATGGGCGCCATTCATGGTGCCGTGGCGGACGATCTGGCCAATCCGGCCAGCGCCATCCTCGACATCGACCGCAAGGTCGCCGAAACCATGCGTGGAGAAGCCTTCCCGGTGGACAACTTCGGCATGCCGCTGGCTGGCAGCCTCATTCCCTACATCGACAAGGAACTGCCGAATGGGCAGAGCCGCGAAGAGTGGAAGGGCCAGGCCGAGACCAACAAGATCCTCGGGCGCAACAAGAGCCCGATCCCGGTCGACGGTCTGTGCGTGCGCATCGGCGCCATGCGCTGCCACAGCCAGGCGCTGACCATCAAGCTGAACAAGGACGTGCCGCTGGCCGACATCGAAGGTCTGATCAGCCAGCACAACCCCTGGGTCAAGCTGGTGCCGAACCAGCGTGAAGCCAGCATCCGCGATCTGGGCCCGACGGCCGTGACCGGTACCCTGAGTGTGCCGATTGGCCGTCTGCGCAAGCTCAACATGGGCACGCAGTACCTCGGGGCTTTCACCGTCGGTGACCAGTTGCTGTGGGGCGCGGCCGAGCCGCTGCGGCGCATGTTGCGTATCCTGCTGGAGCGTTAA
- the leuB gene encoding 3-isopropylmalate dehydrogenase has protein sequence MSKQILVLPGDGIGPEIMAEAVKVLQLANDKYSLGFELSFDELGGAAVDKYGVPLADETLARARAADAILLGAVGGPKWDKIDPAIRPERGLLKIRSQLGLFANLRPAILYPQLADASSLKPEVVAGLDILIVRELTGGIYFGQPRESKVLENGERMAYDTLPYSESEIRRIAQIGFDMARVRGKKLCSVDKANVLASSQLWRAVVEEVAKGYPDVELSHMYVDNAAMQLVRAPKQFDVMVTDNMFGDILSDEASMLTGSIGMLPSASLDANNKGMYEPCHGSAPDIAGQGIANPLATILSVSMMLRYSFNQAAAADAIELAVSKVLDQGLRTGDIFSAGMTKVGTAGMGDAVVEALRNL, from the coding sequence ATGAGCAAGCAGATTCTGGTTCTCCCTGGCGACGGTATCGGCCCGGAAATCATGGCCGAAGCGGTCAAGGTGCTGCAGCTGGCCAATGACAAGTACAGCCTGGGTTTCGAGCTGAGCTTCGATGAGCTGGGCGGCGCTGCCGTCGACAAGTACGGCGTGCCGCTGGCCGACGAGACCCTGGCGCGCGCGCGTGCCGCCGATGCCATCCTGCTCGGCGCCGTTGGCGGGCCGAAGTGGGACAAGATCGATCCGGCCATCCGCCCGGAGCGCGGCCTGCTGAAGATCCGTTCGCAGCTGGGCCTGTTCGCCAACCTGCGTCCGGCCATCCTCTATCCGCAACTGGCCGACGCCTCGTCGCTGAAGCCGGAAGTGGTGGCGGGCCTGGATATCCTCATCGTCCGTGAGCTGACCGGTGGCATCTACTTCGGCCAGCCGCGCGAAAGCAAAGTGCTGGAAAACGGCGAGCGCATGGCCTACGACACCCTGCCGTACAGCGAGAGCGAGATCCGTCGCATCGCCCAGATCGGTTTCGACATGGCCCGCGTGCGCGGCAAGAAACTGTGCTCGGTGGACAAGGCCAACGTGCTGGCGTCCAGCCAGCTGTGGCGCGCCGTGGTCGAGGAAGTGGCCAAGGGTTACCCGGACGTCGAGCTCAGCCACATGTACGTCGACAACGCGGCCATGCAGCTGGTGCGCGCACCCAAGCAGTTCGACGTGATGGTCACCGACAACATGTTTGGCGACATCCTGTCGGATGAGGCTTCCATGCTCACCGGTTCCATCGGCATGCTGCCGTCCGCCTCGCTGGATGCCAACAACAAGGGCATGTACGAGCCGTGCCATGGCTCGGCGCCGGATATCGCCGGTCAGGGCATCGCCAACCCGCTGGCGACCATCCTCTCGGTGTCGATGATGCTGCGCTACAGCTTCAACCAGGCCGCGGCCGCCGATGCCATCGAGCTGGCGGTGAGCAAGGTGCTGGACCAGGGCCTGCGTACCGGTGACATCTTCTCCGCCGGCATGACCAAGGTTGGTACGGCCGGCATGGGTGACGCAGTGGTCGAGGCCCTGCGTAATCTGTAA
- the leuD gene encoding 3-isopropylmalate dehydratase small subunit, giving the protein MKAFTQHTGLVAPLDRANVDTDQIIPKQFLKSIKRSGFGPNLFDEWRYLDVGQPNQDSSGRPINNDFVLNFPRYQGASVLLARENFGCGSSREHAPWALEEYGFRTIIAPSFADIFFNNSFKNGLLPIILKDEEVDALFQQAEDVEGYQLTVDLAAQTVTRPDGVQYRFEVDAFRKHCLLNGLDDIGLTLQDAEAIKAFESKHQQSSPWLFGAIK; this is encoded by the coding sequence ATGAAAGCGTTCACCCAACACACCGGTCTCGTCGCGCCGCTCGACCGCGCCAACGTCGACACCGATCAGATCATTCCCAAGCAATTCTTGAAGTCGATCAAACGCAGCGGCTTCGGCCCCAACCTGTTCGACGAGTGGCGCTACCTGGATGTCGGTCAGCCGAACCAGGACAGCTCGGGTCGCCCGATCAATAATGATTTCGTGCTGAATTTCCCGCGCTACCAGGGTGCCAGCGTGCTGCTGGCCCGCGAGAACTTTGGCTGTGGCTCGAGCCGCGAGCACGCGCCCTGGGCGCTGGAAGAGTACGGTTTCCGTACCATCATCGCGCCGAGTTTCGCCGACATCTTCTTCAACAACAGCTTCAAGAACGGCCTGTTGCCGATCATCCTCAAGGATGAAGAAGTCGACGCGCTGTTCCAGCAGGCTGAGGACGTCGAGGGCTACCAGCTGACCGTCGACCTGGCGGCGCAGACCGTGACTCGTCCGGATGGCGTGCAGTACCGCTTCGAGGTCGACGCCTTCCGCAAGCACTGCCTGCTCAATGGCCTCGATGACATTGGCCTGACCCTGCAGGACGCCGAGGCGATCAAGGCGTTCGAAAGCAAACACCAGCAGAGCAGCCCCTGGCTGTTCGGCGCGATCAAGTAA